Proteins encoded together in one Kingella oralis window:
- a CDS encoding substrate-binding domain-containing protein, whose product MQKKTLTTLLMLALLTACNNDVAERRKPGYGEASAPISQEVKITVNSVDKPDSLEFQKLMNAGVLAAGKDYPTVKLKIEQAPNQDAQIQQIGQSAADAKAIVLNIANNQAVIPLMKDLCAKKIPVVFFGASPDKRALADCPLDYDLRGDDMTAGVVQGLLVAQAFKDNPAMDKNGDGTIQYAFMKATQGTEFTRDRSDWAVATMSSYPELARPVSEVMVSYANFDPALGLKNLEAWLANPNFSKVEVILTNNDDTAIAIANELKKRGINIPVYGSDGGEVGLRAVKSGLLAGTARGDYQQWAHDAVRVAANLGLGKPPLEGLPTSYRMEERTIYPPFVGISAKNVDEFLK is encoded by the coding sequence ATGCAGAAAAAAACGCTTACCACGCTGCTCATGCTCGCCCTGCTTACCGCGTGCAACAACGATGTCGCCGAGCGGCGCAAACCTGGCTATGGCGAAGCGTCCGCGCCCATTAGCCAAGAAGTCAAAATCACCGTCAATTCCGTGGATAAGCCCGATAGCTTGGAGTTCCAAAAGCTGATGAATGCAGGCGTGCTCGCCGCAGGCAAAGACTATCCCACCGTCAAACTCAAAATAGAACAAGCCCCCAACCAAGACGCGCAAATCCAACAAATTGGGCAATCGGCTGCCGATGCCAAAGCCATCGTGCTCAATATTGCCAACAACCAAGCCGTTATCCCGTTGATGAAAGACCTATGCGCCAAAAAAATCCCCGTGGTGTTTTTTGGTGCATCGCCCGATAAACGCGCCCTTGCCGATTGCCCGCTGGATTACGACTTGCGCGGCGATGATATGACCGCAGGCGTGGTGCAAGGCTTGCTGGTTGCCCAAGCGTTTAAAGACAACCCTGCCATGGATAAAAACGGCGATGGCACCATTCAATACGCCTTTATGAAAGCCACGCAAGGCACAGAATTTACCCGCGACCGCTCCGACTGGGCGGTTGCCACCATGTCTAGCTACCCCGAGTTAGCCCGCCCCGTGAGCGAAGTCATGGTTTCCTATGCCAACTTTGACCCCGCGCTGGGCTTGAAAAACCTAGAAGCATGGCTGGCAAATCCCAACTTTTCCAAAGTGGAAGTCATCTTAACCAACAACGACGACACCGCCATCGCCATCGCCAACGAACTCAAAAAACGCGGCATCAACATCCCTGTTTACGGCTCGGACGGCGGCGAAGTGGGTTTACGCGCCGTAAAATCAGGCTTGCTCGCAGGCACAGCGCGCGGCGACTACCAGCAATGGGCGCATGATGCCGTGCGCGTTGCCGCCAATTTGGGCTTGGGCAAACCGCCGCTGGAAGGCTTGCCTACATCGTATCGTATGGAAGAGCGCACCATTTATCCGCCGTTTGTGGGGATTAGCGCGAAAAACGTCGATGAATTCTTAAAATAA
- the rnc gene encoding ribonuclease III yields the protein MTTASPRQQHLAHLQKQLGYTFKNPALLQQALTHRSYHAQNNERLEFIGDSILDYAIAKMLYHAFPKLPEGRLSPLRAQLVKEATLAEIARELHIGNALYLGTGELKSGGNDRPSILADAVEALLAAISFDADFATAEATVQRLFAPRIQQLNTHTQAKDPKTQLQEMLQAQHLPLPKYRIEKQTGEGNTALFDVSCDLGQLGKITYAQAHSRRAAEQDCAQQAIAWLNQQTSSRKSKK from the coding sequence ATGACCACCGCCTCTCCCCGCCAGCAACACCTTGCCCACCTGCAAAAGCAGCTCGGCTACACCTTCAAAAACCCCGCCCTGTTGCAACAAGCCCTCACCCACCGCAGCTACCACGCGCAAAACAACGAACGCTTGGAATTCATCGGCGACAGCATCCTAGACTACGCCATCGCCAAAATGCTCTACCACGCCTTCCCCAAACTGCCCGAAGGCCGTCTCTCACCCCTGCGCGCCCAGCTTGTCAAAGAAGCCACCCTCGCCGAAATCGCCCGCGAACTGCACATCGGCAACGCCCTCTACCTCGGCACGGGCGAACTCAAAAGCGGCGGCAACGACCGCCCCTCCATCCTCGCCGATGCCGTAGAAGCCCTGCTCGCCGCCATCAGCTTTGATGCCGATTTCGCCACCGCCGAAGCCACCGTGCAACGCCTATTCGCCCCGCGCATCCAACAACTCAACACCCACACCCAAGCCAAAGACCCCAAAACCCAACTGCAAGAAATGCTGCAAGCCCAACACCTCCCCCTGCCCAAATACCGCATAGAAAAACAAACAGGCGAAGGCAACACCGCCCTATTTGACGTATCCTGCGATCTCGGGCAACTCGGCAAAATCACCTACGCCCAAGCCCACAGCCGCCGCGCCGCCGAGCAAGATTGCGCCCAACAAGCCATCGCATGGCTCAACCAACAAACCTCATCCCGTAAGTCAAAAAAATGA